The Tigriopus californicus strain San Diego chromosome 5, Tcal_SD_v2.1, whole genome shotgun sequence genome includes a region encoding these proteins:
- the LOC131880061 gene encoding uncharacterized protein LOC131880061 has translation MKPSSTISHCLRVVGWMLLANQCLANECKPEAMARCTDPLKVVTDNKDLGFATSIDELQKMCPKLMDGLRCIDDFTYRCLDDEHRNYFNTLYQGTTQVIVDLCQEGPYQKDYLRHAPCMREVQEGYEQCADEYQVRIKNLSGRSDEGAQTENEENVQLLCCSFQQYLHCSEGVVNRTCGPETAQFTKSFLDRMSGPLIQGHCQAYEHGSHGCSHAPRLGDDYPIATDGQYSNDNHQQHHDGSNARPLWPEYSAASPRNNDVSSAPSVSLAHGSMTFLSSVFAFVMMTNWCTLMMR, from the exons ATGAAACCCTCCTCTACCATCTCACATTGTCTTCGTGTTGTTG GATGGATGCTCTTGGCCAACCAATGCCTGGCCAACGAGTGCAAACCAGAGGCCATGGCCAGATGTACGGATCCTCTGAAGGTGGTCACGGATAACAAGGACTTGGGATTCGCCACGTCCATTGATGAGCTACAGAAGATGTGCCC CAAGTTGATGGATGGCTTGCGGTGCATCGACGACTTCACATATCGTTGTTTGGATGATGAGCATCGCAACTATTTCAACACCCTGTATCAAGGCACCACTCAGGTGATCGTGGATCTCTGTCAAGAAGGCCCATATCAAAAAG ATTATCTTAGACACGCCCCTTGTATGCGAGAGGTCCAAGAAGGGTACGAGCAATGTGCGGATGAATATCAAGTTCGAATCAAGAATTTGAGTGGAAGATCGGACGAAGGAGCGCAAACCGAGAATGAAGAGAATGTCCAACTTTTGTGTTGCTCATTCCAACAGTATTTGCATTGCTCTGAGGGCGTGGTCAACCGAACCTGTGGACCCGAAACAGCTCAATTCACTAAAAGCTTCTTAGACCGAATGTCTGGACCGCTCATCCAG GGCCATTGTCAGGCTTACGAGCATGGCAGCCACGGATGTTCTCACGCTCCCCGGTTAGGCGATGATTACCCCATTGCCACGGATGGTCAATATTCCAATGATAATCATCAACAGCACCATGATGGCTCCAATGCCAGGCCTCTGTGGCCGGAATATTCTGCAGCCTCACCTCGGAACAATGATGTATCATCGGCTCCGTCAGTCTCGTTGGCTCACGGATCCATGACCTTTCTGTCTAGTGTCTTCGCCTTTGTCATGATGACCAATTGGTGCACGTTGATGATGAGATAG
- the LOC131880060 gene encoding G-protein coupled receptor moody-like (The sequence of the model RefSeq protein was modified relative to this genomic sequence to represent the inferred CDS: added 2 bases not found in genome assembly) gives MANMSMSFPETQCSPNETLVFSTSDSIAAGVGATLCAIIGSVMNSATIVAILNYPRTRSHVTTPFVVSLSCSDFIFSFLTLPTLAIKFFAREWILGETWCYMYPVVFYSNSAITLLSLIGVTMNRWVLITYPNKSDKIFSRARSKLMILACWIGPFLMMMLSYNGVFGTHGLKCISRSCTIMKDERGMTPKRLFFLVGLVIPCIVLLVTNFMIYYKVYTMRHQMEKQLKSRASMPKGMKEREQRLTKMMLFIFGCFLLTYLPGTVIKLFDNAINYPTLHVVSYIVNWLSVIMNPTIYVATQERYRHAFKYLIGHVIPSQRTPTERLRMDRTSRRRSSVSDTDYN, from the exons ATGGCAAATATGTCAATGAGCTTTCCTGAAACTCAGTGCAGCCCTAATGAGACTTTGGTGTTTTCGACAAGTGATTCTATTGCGGCGGGAGTGGGTGCCACACTATGTGCCATTATTGGATCCGTGATGAACTCGGCCACTATTGTGGCAATCCTCAACTATCCCAGGACAAGATCCCATGTCACCACACCATTTGTGGTCTCTTTGTCATGCTcggatttcattttcagttttttgacTCTTCCCACCTTGGCAATTAAGTTTTTTGCACG GGAATGGATCTTGGGCGAGACCTGGTGTTACATGTACCCCGTCGTGTTCTACAGTAACTCTGCCATCACCCTTCTCAGTCTGATTGGTGTCACTATGAACCG TTGGGTGTTGATCACCTATCCAAACAAGAGCGACAAGATCTTCTCTCGAGCTCGGAGCAAGTTGATGATCCTAGCCTGTTGGATTGGACCGTTCCTAATGATGATGCTCTCGTACAACGGAGTCTTTGGCACTCACGGACTGAAATGCATATCCAGATCTTGTACAATCATGAAAGACGAGCGCGGAATGACTCCGAAGCGACTGTTCTTTCTCGTGGGTCTCGTCATCCCGTGCATTGTTCTATTGGTGACcaatttcatgatttattACAAG GTGTACACCATGCGACATCAAATGGAGAAACAGCTCAAAAGCAGGGCTTCTATGCCCAAAGGAATGAAGGAACGAGAGCAACGCCTGACCAAGATGATGCTTTTCATCTTTGGATGCTTCCTCTTAACCTATTTGCCGGGAACAGTGATCAAACTA TTTGATAACGCTATCAACTATCCCACTCTCCATGTGGTGAGTTATATCGTGAATTGGTTGTCGGTCATCATGAACCCGACCATTTATGTGGCTACTCAAGAGCGCTATCGGCACGCTTTCAAATATCTGATTGGCCACGTGATTCCCAGTCAACGAACTCCAACCGAACGATTGCGAATGGATCGGACTTCAAGGCGACGATCTTCAGTGTCGGACACGGACTACAACT
- the LOC131880059 gene encoding retinoic acid receptor RXR-alpha-B-like: MTLFRGIDDNIDLNGLMDSAGVPATPPNVFGNPQSPLELKPDVSMLLNAPSPASSLGGGSSSLTHNPPTPRPGSPSVNYPPLSGSKHFCSICGDRASGKHYGVYSCEGCKGFFKRTVRKELTYACRENKDCIIDKRQRNRCQYCRYMKCLANGMRREAVQEERNRSGSSASGGNGGGGAAGSGKGGDNEVESSTGGPPMSDMPIERIIEAENISELGGAFSRKDSDDLQAHMPGGFEGDQPNKRKMLQQLVEWAKHIPHFTDLKIEDRIKLIRAGWNELLIAGCAFRSMNEENGILWADSQFIKRENAHLAGVGDIFDRVLVELVQKMREMKMDKAELGCLRAIILFNPDAKGLEQGPALEVENFREKVYATLEEYCRMNHENEPSRFAKLLLRLPALRSIGLKCVEHLFFYKLIKDDGPNNSNGADVNDVAAQSLDIFIKEILEE; this comes from the exons ATGACTTTGTTCCGCGGTATCGACGACAACATCGACTTGAATGGCTTGATGGACAGTGCGGGCGTGCCGGCCACGCCCCCCAACGTGTTCGGGAACCCCCAGTCTCCGCTCGAGCTCAAGCCCGACGTGTCCATGTTGTTGAACGCCCCTTCACCCGCCTCTTCCTTGGGAGGCGGGAGTAGTAGTTTGACGCATAATCCGCCCACACCGCGTCCGGGCTCACCTTCGGTCAACTACCCGCCTTTGAGCGGGTCCAAGCACTTTTGCAGCATTTGCGGTGATCGAGCCTCGGGCAAACATTACGGCGTTTATTCCTGCGAAGGCTGCAAAGGCTTCTTCAAGCGGACCGTGCGCAAGGAGCTGACCTACGCGTGCCGCGAAAACAAGGACTGTATCATTGACAAGCGTCAGCGGAATCGTTGTCAGTATTGTCGCTACATGAAGTGTCTGGCCAATGGGATGCGACGCGAGGCCGTCCAAGAGGAGCGGAACCGCAGCGGTTCCAGTGCCAGTGGGGGTAATGGCGGTGGTGGTGCCGCGGGTAGCGGCAAAGGCGGTGATAATGAGGTCGAGAGCTCGACCGGTGGTCCGCCTATGAGTGACATGCCCATTGAGCGTATTATCGAGGCCGAGAACATCTCGGAGCTGGGCGGGGCCTTCAGTCGCAAGGACAGCGACGACTTACAGGCCCATATGCCCGGGGGCTTCGAAGGGGATCAGCCCAACAAACGGAAAATGCTTCAGCAACTGGTCGAGTGGGCCAAACACATTCCCCACTTTACCGACCTCAAAATCGAAGACCGG ATCAAGCTTATTCGCGCGGGTTGGAACGAGCTGTTGATCGCGGGATGCGCCTTCCGCTCCATGAACGAGGAGAACGGCATCTTGTGGGCGGACTCGCAGTTCATTAAGCGAGAAAATGCTCACTTGGCCGGAGTGGGTGACATTTTTGACCGGGTACTCGTGGAGCTCGTGCAGAAAATGCGGGAAATGAAAATG GACAAAGCCGAATTGGGTTGTCTGCGTGCAATCATCCTGTTCAATCCAGATGCAAAAGGGTTGGAGCAAGGCCCCgctttggaagtggagaacttCCGAGAAAAAGTATACGCCACTTTGGAAGAGTATTGCCGCATGAATCACGAAAATGAACCCAGCCGTTTTGCCAAACTGCTCCTCCGACTTCCAGCATTGCGGTCCATTGGCTTGAAGTGTGTCGAACATTTGTTCTTCTACAAGCTCATCAAGGACGATGGACCCAACAACAGCAATGGGGCCGACGTGAACGACGTGGCCGCCCAAAGTCTGGATATTTTCATCAAGGAAATCCTGGAGGAGTGA
- the LOC131880063 gene encoding iron-sulfur cluster assembly scaffold protein IscU-like, whose translation MSLLPTLTRLSLRSASMGRLATVPVAQYHEKVIDHYENPRNVGKMDGKSPNVGTGLVGAPACGDVMKLQIQVDEDGQIVDAKFKTFGCGSAIASSSLATEWIKGKNLDQAGQIKNSEIAKELSLPPVKLHCSMLAEDAIRAALKDYKTKREAMTKAN comes from the exons ATGTCGCTACTCCCAACCTTGACTCGGTTGAGCCTTCGATCGGCCTCCATGGGTCGTCTGGCCACCGTGCCCGTGGCGCAATATCACGAAAAG GTGATTGATCATTACGAGAATCCTCGAAATGTGGGAAAAATGGACGGAAAGAGCCCGAATGTAGGCACGGGTCTGGTGGGCGCGCCGGCTTGCGGCGATGTCATGAAACTCCAGATCCAAGTGGACGAGGACGGCCAGATCGTGGATGCCAAGTTCAAGACGTTCGGGTGTGGCTCGGCCATCGCCTCGTCTTCCTTGGCCACCGAGTGGATCAAGGGCAAGAACTTGGATCAAGCCGGACAGATCAAGAACTCTGAGATCGCCAAGGAGCTCTCACTCCCGCCCGTCAAATTGCATTGCTCCA tgTTGGCCGAAGATGCCATTCGAGCGGCCCTTAAGGACTACAAAACCAAGCGGGAGGCCATGACCAAGGCCAACTAA